The following coding sequences are from one Cygnus atratus isolate AKBS03 ecotype Queensland, Australia chromosome 15, CAtr_DNAZoo_HiC_assembly, whole genome shotgun sequence window:
- the SNN gene encoding stannin, whose product MSIMDHSPTTGVVTVIVILIAIAALGALILGCWCYLRLQRISQSEDEESIVGEGETKEPFLLVQYSAKGPCVERKAKLTPNGTEVHS is encoded by the coding sequence ATGTCTATTATGGATCACAGCCCCACCACGGGAGTGGTGACTGTCATTGTTATTTTGATTGCTATCGCAGCTCTCGGTGCCTTGATACTGGGCTGTTGGTGTTACTTGCGTCTGCAGAGGATCAGCCAGTCTGAAGATGAGGAAAGCATTGTGGGTGAAGGAGAAACCAAAGAGCCCTTTCTTCTTGTGCAGTATTCTGCTAAAGGACCTTGTGTAGAGAGGAAAGCGAAGCTAACTCCAAATGGCACAGAAGTACATAGCTAA